The Candidatus Omnitrophota bacterium genomic sequence CGATCCTATGGAAGTAATAAAACTTATAAGATATTTTAAGAAGAGAGTGGGTATTTCGATACGGCCGAAGACCGGCGTAAAGGCAATCGAGAAGATATTGCCGATGGTCGATATGGTGCTGGTGATGACGGTTGAGCCGGGATTCGCCGGTCAGGGATTTATGAACGATTGCTTGCCAAAGATAGAGGAAGCGCGTAAAATTTTTAAAAAAGATATTCAGGTCGATGGGGGTATTAATGAGCTTACCGCGCCTGAAGTCATAAAAGCGGGCGCCAATGTCATAGTGGCCGGATCTTCGGTTTTCGGCACTAAAGATTACGCGCTCGCGATTAAAGGGTTAAGAGGAGGAGAATAGATGGGTGGTATAAAGTTTGGCACGGACGGGTGGAGGGCTGTAATAAGCGATGATTTCACATTCGATAATGTCAAAAAGGTGGCGCAGGCTGTGGCCGACTTTGTTAATAACGACTGCGGGGACCTGAAGGTGAAGGAGAGGAAGATAGTTGTCGGATACGACACGAGATTCCTTTCGGATAAATACGCCGAGCTCATGGCCTGTGTATTCGGCGCCAACGGCGTGAAGACCGTATTGTCCGACAGGCCGACGCCGACGCCCTCGGTCAGTTTCGCCATTAAAAACAGGGGATATGTTGGCGGTATAATGATAACCGCGAGCCACAACCCGGCCAGATATAACGGCATAAAATACAAGGCCTATTACGGCGGTTCGGCGGGTCCCGAGGTCACAAAGAAGTTCGAGTCCTATCTGGGCAAGAACGAGATTAAATATAAAGGGCTGGATGAGTTAAAGTCGAGCGGGCTCGTCGAAATAGACGATATCATCACAAAGCATCTTGGGTTCATCAAAAGTTATGCCGACCTGAAATTAATTAAGAACAGCAAGCTGAAGGTCCTCGTGGATTCCATGTACGGCACCGGTAACGATTACATAGCGATGCTCCTAAAAGGCGGCAAGTGCAAGGTGGATATAATACATAATGAGAAGAATCCGGGTTTCGGAGGGATAAATCCCGAACCGATACTGCCGAACCTGAAAGAGCTTGCCGAAAAGACCAAAAAAGGCAAATACGATATAGGCCTTGCTACCGATGGCGACGCCGATAGGCTGGGGGTGGCGCTTCCAAACGGTAAACTGTTGACCGGGCATAAGGTGATGTCCGTATTGCTTCTGCATCTATTGGAAGACAAGAAAGTGCGCGGCGGAGTAATACAGACGATCTGCGGCACGTTCCTGATCGATAAGATCTGCAAGAAATACGGCCTTAAGATGTATGAGACGGCTGTCGGATTTAAATATATCTGCGAGCTTATGCTGAAAGAGGATATCCTGATAGGCGGCGAAGAGACCGGCGGCGTGGCGTTTAAGAATTCGATACCCGAAAGGGACGGTATCCTCTCCGGGCTTCTCATCCTGGAGATGATGGCGATGAGAAAGAAGAAGATGCTCGATATATTGAAATCCATCGACAAGGAATATGGCACCTATGAATATAAGAGGCTTGATCTGAAGTACCCTGATGATAAAAAACCCAAGCTGATGGCGAGCTTGAGCGCTAACCCGCCGAAAGATATTCTCGGTAAACCGGTAGTCGAAATAAAGACGACGGACGGGTATAAGTTCATCTGCAAGGACAGGTCATGGCTCATGTTGAGGCTCTCGGGGACAGAGCCAATTTTGAGGGTATACGCCGAGGCGCCGACGGAAAAAGAGGCGCTCGAAATAATAGATTTCGGTAAAAGGAAGGCGTATAGCGTTTAATGGATAAGTCGCTAATACGTAACTTCTCTATCATCGCGCATATCGATCACGGTAAATCCACGCTCGCCGACCGTATCCTGCAATTTACCGGCGCCATAAGCGAAAGGGAATTCCACGATCAGCTCCTCGATGACATGGATCTCGAGAGGGAACGCGGCATTACCATAAAAGCGAGCGCCGTCAGGATAAATTATAAGGCCCGGGACGGGAAGACTTATGAGTTGAACCTGATCGATACACC encodes the following:
- a CDS encoding phosphoglucomutase/phosphomannomutase family protein, translated to MGGIKFGTDGWRAVISDDFTFDNVKKVAQAVADFVNNDCGDLKVKERKIVVGYDTRFLSDKYAELMACVFGANGVKTVLSDRPTPTPSVSFAIKNRGYVGGIMITASHNPARYNGIKYKAYYGGSAGPEVTKKFESYLGKNEIKYKGLDELKSSGLVEIDDIITKHLGFIKSYADLKLIKNSKLKVLVDSMYGTGNDYIAMLLKGGKCKVDIIHNEKNPGFGGINPEPILPNLKELAEKTKKGKYDIGLATDGDADRLGVALPNGKLLTGHKVMSVLLLHLLEDKKVRGGVIQTICGTFLIDKICKKYGLKMYETAVGFKYICELMLKEDILIGGEETGGVAFKNSIPERDGILSGLLILEMMAMRKKKMLDILKSIDKEYGTYEYKRLDLKYPDDKKPKLMASLSANPPKDILGKPVVEIKTTDGYKFICKDRSWLMLRLSGTEPILRVYAEAPTEKEALEIIDFGKRKAYSV
- the rpe gene encoding ribulose-phosphate 3-epimerase; this translates as MPKVLIAPSILSADFSKLGEEVESIEKAGADWIHIDVMDGHFVPNITIGPVVVKSVRPVTKLPFDVHLMIKNPLSYVEPFVKAGSDIITFHIEADDDPMEVIKLIRYFKKRVGISIRPKTGVKAIEKILPMVDMVLVMTVEPGFAGQGFMNDCLPKIEEARKIFKKDIQVDGGINELTAPEVIKAGANVIVAGSSVFGTKDYALAIKGLRGGE